The Peribacillus simplex genome contains a region encoding:
- a CDS encoding phosphonate C-P lyase system protein PhnL, with the protein MENILEIKDLSKSFILHNQRKKIHAVSNITITVKKGEFIGITGKSGSGKSTILKSIYGTYRVQEGDIWYESSHYGAINLAKAAEREMIYLRKHEIGYVSQFLNVMPRTTARQLVTGAILEMGRTREMANIETEKILDHFEIGKELWDSYPATFSGGEKLRLNIARAMVKRPRLLLLDEPTASLDHDSKVKVKTLLEQLMNEGTTMLGIFHDLEFMNRLVNKEYSMQNGCFTQAIQKI; encoded by the coding sequence GTGGAGAACATATTGGAGATCAAAGATTTATCCAAGTCCTTTATTTTACATAATCAACGCAAGAAAATCCATGCGGTCAGCAACATTACGATCACAGTGAAAAAAGGCGAATTCATTGGCATTACAGGCAAGAGCGGCAGCGGAAAATCAACAATCCTGAAATCGATTTATGGTACCTATCGGGTTCAAGAAGGAGACATCTGGTATGAATCTTCCCACTATGGTGCGATTAATCTGGCAAAAGCTGCTGAAAGGGAAATGATTTACCTGCGTAAGCATGAGATAGGCTATGTATCCCAATTTTTAAATGTCATGCCAAGAACTACAGCAAGGCAGCTCGTTACCGGTGCCATCCTTGAAATGGGAAGGACCAGGGAAATGGCCAATATCGAAACGGAAAAAATCCTCGACCACTTTGAAATAGGAAAAGAGCTATGGGACAGCTACCCTGCTACTTTTTCAGGAGGGGAGAAGCTGAGGTTAAATATAGCAAGGGCAATGGTGAAAAGGCCGCGTCTCCTCCTGCTGGATGAACCGACTGCAAGTTTGGATCACGATTCTAAAGTGAAGGTGAAAACCCTGCTGGAACAGCTAATGAACGAAGGGACGACAATGCTGGGCATTTTTCATGACTTGGAGTTCATGAATCGGTTAGTAAATAAAGAATATAGCATGCAGAATGGATGTTTCACTCAAGCTATTCAAAAAATTTAA
- the phnM gene encoding phosphonate metabolism protein PhnM, with protein MLLIKNGKIITEDSILMDHDLLIKDDRICRIAPVGEIEKSPEMEVLDALGGYVSPGFIDLHSDYIEHMTAPRPTSLMNFHLSLRETEKELITHGITTMFHSLSLYKSTEYAYKPIREPENVRKLIDLIDQTHTMKHLVRHRFHARYEIDNLEDIDSLKEYVSEKKVHLVSFMDHTPGQGQYRHLEIYRNTLRGYNNYSDEAIDVMIRTHQVKEKLTIERMKEIALLARENNIAVASHDDDSIEKLELVHSFGTSISEFPITLEIARKAHDMGMYTIAGAPNVLLGGSHSGNLSASETIQDGSIDILCSDYYPAALLHSMFELVENHGMDLVDMFKLVTINPAKAVKMEDEIGSIHEGKKADILIIEKISGDFPVITTVIVDGKLIQKTNYRI; from the coding sequence TTGTTGCTGATTAAAAATGGAAAAATAATAACGGAAGACTCGATCCTGATGGACCATGATCTCTTAATTAAGGATGATAGAATTTGCCGGATTGCACCTGTGGGGGAAATAGAAAAGAGTCCTGAGATGGAAGTGCTGGATGCTTTGGGTGGATATGTTTCACCTGGTTTCATCGATCTCCATTCGGATTATATTGAACATATGACTGCGCCGCGCCCGACTTCTTTAATGAATTTTCATTTGAGCTTAAGAGAAACGGAAAAGGAACTGATCACGCACGGGATCACGACCATGTTTCATTCCCTGTCGCTCTATAAATCGACTGAATACGCATATAAGCCAATTCGGGAGCCTGAGAATGTAAGGAAGCTCATCGACTTAATTGATCAAACACATACGATGAAGCACCTGGTCCGTCATCGGTTTCATGCCCGGTATGAAATCGATAATTTGGAGGATATTGATAGTTTAAAAGAATATGTTTCCGAAAAGAAAGTGCATCTGGTCTCATTCATGGACCACACTCCAGGACAAGGGCAGTATCGGCATCTAGAGATATATCGAAACACTTTAAGGGGGTATAACAATTATAGTGATGAAGCCATTGATGTGATGATCCGGACTCATCAAGTGAAAGAAAAGCTGACGATTGAAAGAATGAAGGAAATTGCACTTCTAGCAAGGGAAAATAATATTGCCGTTGCCTCACATGATGATGATTCAATAGAGAAGCTTGAATTGGTTCACAGCTTTGGAACGAGTATAAGTGAATTTCCAATCACACTTGAAATTGCCCGTAAGGCCCATGATATGGGGATGTATACCATAGCCGGTGCACCAAATGTGCTTTTGGGAGGTTCTCACAGCGGGAACTTAAGTGCCTCTGAAACCATTCAGGATGGAAGCATAGACATATTATGCAGTGATTATTACCCTGCGGCACTGCTGCATTCAATGTTTGAATTGGTCGAAAACCATGGGATGGATCTTGTCGATATGTTTAAGCTAGTTACGATTAATCCCGCAAAGGCAGTCAAGATGGAGGACGAAATTGGATCGATTCACGAAGGGAAAAAGGCTGACATTCTTATCATTGAAAAAATTTCAGGTGATTTCCCTGTCATAACAACTGTGATTGTAGACGGAAAATTGATTCAAAAAACGAATTACAGGATCTGA
- a CDS encoding ATP-binding cassette domain-containing protein has translation MSVLEVPVLSVKQMNKQYGSGCSICKHMKSGKVAKNYCHGCGTVYACRDVTFDLYHGEVLGIVGESGSGKSTLMKSLYFDDEVTDGEMYVAGFEDGKKNLFMESAQKKRFVRNHLMGKVYQNPILGLKMDFSSIGNIAEKLISAGNRHVGSMETRGAELLEAVNIPIHRMKEEPRNFSGGMQQRVQIAKALSNNPPILLLDEVTTGLDLSVQASVLDLIKGLQRDLNISIVLVSHDLGVIRMLADRTLVMLEGKVIEQGLTDQILEDPQHPYTQQLVHSLL, from the coding sequence ATGTCTGTGCTTGAGGTACCCGTATTATCGGTTAAACAAATGAACAAACAGTACGGTAGCGGATGTTCAATTTGTAAACATATGAAATCGGGAAAAGTGGCGAAAAACTATTGTCATGGATGCGGGACGGTATATGCCTGTAGAGATGTGACGTTTGATTTGTATCACGGTGAAGTTCTCGGAATTGTAGGGGAAAGCGGCAGCGGAAAATCCACTTTAATGAAAAGTTTATATTTTGACGATGAAGTAACAGATGGAGAAATGTATGTAGCTGGCTTTGAGGATGGAAAAAAGAATTTATTCATGGAGTCTGCCCAGAAAAAAAGATTCGTTCGAAACCATCTGATGGGGAAGGTTTATCAAAACCCGATTCTAGGGTTGAAAATGGATTTCTCCTCTATAGGCAATATAGCCGAAAAGTTGATTTCAGCTGGGAACAGACATGTTGGCAGCATGGAAACAAGAGGCGCCGAGCTCCTTGAAGCAGTCAATATTCCCATTCATCGAATGAAAGAAGAACCAAGGAATTTCTCAGGCGGAATGCAGCAACGGGTCCAGATAGCCAAAGCATTGTCCAACAATCCCCCCATACTGCTTTTGGATGAGGTCACCACGGGTTTGGATTTATCCGTTCAAGCAAGTGTATTGGATCTAATTAAAGGTCTCCAAAGAGATTTGAATATCAGCATTGTATTGGTATCCCATGATTTGGGCGTAATCCGAATGCTTGCAGACCGTACGCTCGTCATGCTGGAGGGTAAAGTAATCGAGCAAGGTTTAACAGATCAAATACTCGAAGATCCACAGCATCCTTATACCCAACAATTAGTACACTCACTGCTGTAA
- a CDS encoding alpha-D-ribose 1-methylphosphonate 5-phosphate C-P-lyase PhnJ, protein MNKTYNFAFFDEGSKREIRRATLKAIAIPGYQVPFASREMPIGRGWGTGGLQLTLSLIGKDDVLKVIDQGSDESVNAVNIKKLVSDTTGVRTTDNTKDASLIQSRHRVPEVPLQRDQILILQVPLPEPLRNFEPSEHETKKLHAEREYSGAWLMLFEQIMKYGIMATDADHPVMVHDRYVMAPSPIPRFDNAKLDESEALILLGAGREKKVYAVPPYTNVSSLAFDDYEFEIESFTNHACILCGSNDVFLDELVDEESGETYFQCNDTSNCLEMVNQKQSLGVN, encoded by the coding sequence ATGAATAAAACCTATAATTTTGCATTCTTTGATGAAGGGTCGAAACGGGAAATTAGAAGGGCGACACTGAAGGCGATTGCCATTCCCGGTTATCAAGTCCCATTCGCTTCAAGGGAAATGCCGATTGGGCGTGGTTGGGGCACGGGCGGCCTGCAGTTGACATTGTCATTGATCGGAAAGGATGACGTCCTTAAGGTGATCGACCAAGGCTCGGATGAATCCGTTAATGCCGTTAACATAAAAAAACTCGTATCTGACACCACTGGGGTAAGGACAACGGATAACACAAAGGATGCCTCTTTAATCCAGTCCAGGCACAGGGTGCCGGAAGTGCCGTTGCAACGAGACCAAATTTTAATTCTTCAAGTTCCATTACCGGAACCTTTAAGGAACTTTGAGCCGAGCGAACATGAAACGAAAAAGCTTCATGCTGAGAGAGAGTATAGCGGAGCATGGCTTATGTTATTTGAACAAATCATGAAGTACGGAATAATGGCGACGGATGCAGACCATCCGGTTATGGTCCACGACCGGTATGTCATGGCACCAAGTCCCATACCAAGATTCGATAATGCCAAGCTGGACGAAAGTGAAGCGCTCATTTTGTTAGGTGCAGGCAGGGAGAAAAAGGTTTATGCAGTACCTCCTTATACAAATGTATCATCTTTGGCATTTGATGATTATGAATTTGAAATCGAGTCCTTTACAAATCATGCTTGCATTCTCTGCGGGTCCAATGATGTGTTTTTGGATGAACTTGTTGATGAGGAATCAGGGGAAACGTATTTCCAATGCAATGATACTAGCAATTGCCTTGAAATGGTCAATCAAAAACAATCATTGGGAGTGAATTAA
- a CDS encoding carbon-phosphorus lyase complex subunit PhnI, whose amino-acid sequence MGYVAVKGGTKAIEESIKRLKYERVKKGTAIELHKIEAGMRGLIDQVMSESSLYDRSLAALAIKQAEGNPEEAVFLLRAYRSTLPRKHVSRVISSENMKVERRISASFKDIPGGQILGATTDYTHRLLDSELENESDLSIQDWLRAFQEENHSTEYQNDTADLNSLTKVLDYLRSEGLLASCENNDLQPGDVTRKSLEFPSMRSERLQVLTRGQTGAVTSLAYAVIRGYGALHPTVGELRVGKLPVHVDHPLLDEGQEEDSYFIGDFTATEVEMLIPLTVEKEQGKKEMEFEVGYGMCMGQNETKAIAMGILDNCLEKPNKEFPSHNEEFVLYHIDSVESTGFISHLKMPHYVTFQSKLDSIRKSKDKTAEQEVGLHE is encoded by the coding sequence ATGGGATATGTTGCAGTAAAGGGCGGAACAAAGGCGATTGAGGAATCCATCAAACGCTTAAAGTATGAACGGGTCAAAAAAGGGACGGCTATAGAGCTGCATAAGATAGAAGCTGGGATGAGAGGGCTGATTGATCAGGTTATGTCAGAAAGCAGTTTGTATGATCGATCACTGGCTGCACTAGCCATTAAACAGGCTGAAGGCAATCCGGAAGAAGCTGTTTTCCTCTTGAGGGCCTATCGATCAACTTTGCCGCGAAAACATGTTTCACGAGTGATCAGTTCTGAAAATATGAAAGTGGAACGGCGGATTTCAGCTAGTTTTAAGGATATACCTGGCGGACAGATTTTAGGTGCCACGACCGATTATACGCATCGATTACTAGATTCGGAGCTGGAAAATGAATCGGATCTAAGCATTCAAGATTGGTTACGGGCTTTTCAAGAAGAAAATCATTCAACAGAATATCAGAACGATACGGCTGATTTAAACTCCCTGACTAAAGTTTTGGACTACTTAAGAAGTGAAGGCTTATTAGCAAGCTGTGAAAACAATGATTTGCAGCCTGGGGATGTTACTAGGAAAAGTCTGGAGTTTCCTTCAATGCGGAGTGAGCGCCTGCAAGTTTTAACAAGAGGCCAAACCGGTGCAGTGACATCACTTGCTTATGCAGTCATTCGTGGATATGGTGCACTGCACCCGACAGTAGGAGAGCTACGCGTAGGCAAGCTGCCCGTCCATGTCGATCACCCGCTGCTGGACGAAGGGCAAGAGGAAGATAGCTATTTTATTGGGGACTTTACAGCAACGGAGGTAGAGATGCTCATTCCGCTTACGGTAGAGAAAGAACAAGGCAAAAAAGAAATGGAGTTTGAAGTTGGCTATGGCATGTGCATGGGACAAAATGAAACCAAAGCAATCGCAATGGGCATCCTGGATAATTGCCTGGAAAAACCCAACAAGGAGTTTCCAAGTCACAACGAGGAATTCGTCCTTTATCATATAGATTCAGTGGAATCAACGGGTTTCATCTCCCATTTGAAGATGCCTCATTATGTTACGTTCCAATCCAAGCTTGATAGCATTCGGAAGTCAAAAGATAAGACCGCAGAGCAGGAGGTTGGATTGCATGAATAA
- the phnH gene encoding phosphonate C-P lyase system protein PhnH, producing MNLDVVHDIQTVYRKLVTATSRPGTLVVLEREARTLDVQMECLSSTILLALTVLDPEVTFKVIAKEGEAVSRMINQLTYSKPVDLPEADFIFILHDASEEQMKEAINKAKVGNLLNPHESAMIILEVPDVTKGDSMILSGPGIQEESFISLPNVSAWLGVRNEKNIEFPLGIDMYFVDRQDRLIALPRTTEIKENGGEIIWDMLQ from the coding sequence ATGAATTTGGATGTAGTTCATGATATACAAACTGTTTATAGAAAGCTTGTAACGGCGACTTCAAGACCTGGAACTTTAGTGGTTTTGGAAAGGGAAGCCAGGACATTGGATGTTCAAATGGAATGCTTATCTTCGACCATCCTGCTTGCACTTACTGTACTTGACCCTGAAGTGACGTTTAAGGTCATTGCAAAGGAGGGGGAGGCGGTGTCAAGAATGATCAATCAGCTTACTTATTCAAAGCCTGTCGATTTGCCGGAAGCGGATTTCATCTTTATTTTACATGATGCCTCCGAGGAGCAAATGAAGGAAGCGATAAATAAAGCAAAGGTAGGAAATCTGTTGAACCCCCATGAATCGGCGATGATCATTCTGGAAGTGCCGGATGTAACGAAGGGGGACTCAATGATCCTTTCAGGACCGGGAATTCAAGAGGAATCATTCATAAGCCTTCCGAACGTCTCCGCCTGGCTTGGCGTAAGGAACGAAAAAAACATAGAATTCCCTTTAGGAATCGATATGTATTTTGTGGATCGACAAGATCGTTTAATAGCTTTACCGAGAACGACTGAAATCAAGGAAAATGGAGGTGAGATTATATGGGATATGTTGCAGTAA
- the phnG gene encoding phosphonate C-P lyase system protein PhnG, translating into MRRRERTEILIQGSEDIAKEFAKEIAMKYKVTVIQKPESALVLLKTRETAKKSLFYLGEMLVTECTVQIQESIGIGIVMGHREELAHRLAIIDAAYQADLGETRSWSHVLENEKENIQKNLQELNRSILRTKVNFETMDVQ; encoded by the coding sequence ATGAGAAGAAGGGAAAGAACCGAGATTTTGATTCAAGGCTCTGAGGACATTGCGAAGGAATTTGCCAAGGAAATAGCAATGAAATATAAAGTTACCGTCATTCAAAAGCCAGAGAGTGCCCTTGTGTTGCTAAAGACAAGGGAAACGGCAAAAAAGAGCTTGTTTTATCTTGGGGAAATGCTGGTGACTGAATGCACGGTCCAAATTCAGGAGTCAATCGGGATTGGCATCGTTATGGGACATCGGGAAGAGCTGGCACATCGTTTAGCTATCATTGATGCTGCTTATCAGGCTGATCTTGGCGAAACGAGATCATGGTCACATGTTTTGGAAAATGAGAAGGAGAATATACAGAAAAATCTTCAAGAGCTGAATCGATCAATCTTAAGAACCAAGGTCAACTTTGAAACAATGGATGTTCAATAA